A region from the Brassica napus cultivar Da-Ae chromosome C8, Da-Ae, whole genome shotgun sequence genome encodes:
- the LOC106385457 gene encoding transcription factor MYB41-like, with protein sequence MGRATWFEADGTKRGEWTEEEDRKLVAYIDVYGIGDWRFLPHKAGLQRCGKSCRLRWLNYLRPGVKKGKFTPHEEQVIISFHSILGNRWATIAQQMPGRSDNDIKNHWNSCLKKRLERNGIDPMTHQPIINLDVKTQSFNTDCGSSSCSTASPSSSSFSSGSSRLLNKIATGISSRQHSVDRIKNILSDPTITSINGREEGLELLKIDHGKMLASDDQEDDFLMWDEEKTRHFMEEIGVMDFHTNGVYNPSSSAQYGVYETGLLGGHLN encoded by the exons ATGGGGAGGGCGACATGGTTCGAAGCTGATGGGACGAAGAGAGGAGAATGGACGGAGGAGGAAGACCGGAAACTCGTCGCTTATATCGACGTATACGGTATCGGTGACTGGCGTTTCCTACCTCACAAAGCTg GTTTGCAGAGATGTGGAAAGAGCTGCAGATTAAGGTGGCTTAACTATCTAAGGCCTGGGGTCAAGAAAGGCAAATTCACTCCTCACGAAGAACAAGTTATCATCAGTTTTCATTCTATTCTCGGGAACAG GTGGGCAACCATAGCGCAGCAAATGCCGGGTCGATCAGACAACGACATCAAGAACCATTGGAACTCTTGCCTTAAGAAAAGACTCGAGAGAAACGGAATCGACCCAATGACCCACCAGCCAATCATCAACCTCGACGTCAAAACACAGTCGTTTAACACAGATTGCGGTAGCTCTTCCTGCTCGACGGCGagtccatcttcttcttcattctcctCGGGCTCGTCCCGTCTCCTTAACAAGATCGCCACTGGTATCTCATCTAGGCAACACAGTGTCGACAGGATCAAGAACATCTTGTCGGATCCGACAATCACAAGCATTAATGGTCGAGAAGAAGGACTCGAACTGCTGAAGATAGATCATGGGAAGATGTTAGCTAGTGATGATCAAGAAGATGATTTTCTGATGTGGGACGAGGAGAAAACGAGACATTTCATGGAGGAGATTGGTGTAATGGATTTCCACACGAATGGGGTCTATAACCCTAGCTCATCAGCACAGTATGGTGTTTATGAGACTGGCCTACTTGGTGGTCATCTCAATTGA